In the Pseudomonas sp. DTU_2021_1001937_2_SI_NGA_ILE_001 genome, one interval contains:
- the waaA gene encoding lipid IV(A) 3-deoxy-D-manno-octulosonic acid transferase, which produces MNRTLYTLLFHLGLPLVALRLFLRARKAPAYAKRIRERFAFGLPPLRQGGIWVHAVSVGESIAAAPMVRALLAAYPEQVITLTCMTPTGSERIQAMFANEPRVQHCYLPYDLPWAAGRFLDRVKPRLGIIMETELWPNHIHQCARRGIAVLLANARLSERSARGYARFAGLTRPMLAEMNGIAVQTEAEAQRFRDLGARPECVTVTGSIKFDLRVDPHLPEQARQLREQWQADGRPVWIAASTHAGEDESVLAAHRQLLASHPQALLILVPRHPERFDSVYQLCEQQGFATVRRSSGQPVTAQTSVLLGDTMGELLFLYALADCAFVGGSLVPNGGHNLLEPAALGKPVLSGPHLFNFLEIAAMLRTAGALLEVSDSAALARAVGELFEQPQTARRMAGAGQQVMQANQGALQRLLGMIARLMG; this is translated from the coding sequence ATGAACAGAACCCTCTATACCCTGCTGTTTCACCTGGGCCTGCCGCTGGTTGCGCTGCGCCTGTTCCTGCGTGCGCGCAAGGCTCCGGCCTATGCCAAGCGGATCCGCGAGCGCTTCGCCTTCGGCCTGCCGCCCTTGCGCCAGGGCGGTATCTGGGTGCATGCGGTGTCGGTGGGCGAGAGCATCGCCGCTGCGCCCATGGTTCGCGCGCTGCTGGCTGCCTATCCGGAGCAGGTCATCACCCTGACCTGCATGACCCCCACCGGTTCTGAGCGCATTCAGGCGATGTTCGCCAACGAACCGCGCGTGCAACATTGCTACCTGCCCTATGACCTGCCCTGGGCGGCCGGGCGCTTTCTCGACCGGGTCAAACCGCGGCTGGGCATCATCATGGAAACCGAGCTGTGGCCCAACCACATTCACCAGTGCGCCCGGCGCGGCATTGCGGTGTTGCTGGCCAATGCGCGCTTGTCCGAGCGTTCGGCGCGCGGTTATGCACGCTTCGCCGGCTTGACCCGGCCGATGCTCGCCGAGATGAACGGCATAGCCGTGCAGACCGAAGCCGAGGCCCAGCGCTTTCGGGACCTGGGCGCGCGGCCCGAGTGCGTGACGGTGACCGGTTCGATCAAGTTCGACCTGCGCGTCGACCCGCACCTGCCCGAGCAGGCCAGGCAGTTGCGTGAGCAATGGCAGGCTGACGGGCGGCCCGTATGGATCGCCGCCAGCACCCATGCCGGTGAAGACGAAAGCGTCCTGGCCGCGCATCGCCAGTTGCTGGCCAGTCACCCCCAGGCGCTGTTGATTCTGGTGCCGCGCCACCCGGAACGCTTCGACAGCGTGTATCAACTGTGTGAACAACAGGGTTTCGCCACGGTGCGTCGCTCCAGCGGCCAGCCAGTCACGGCGCAGACCTCGGTGCTGCTTGGCGACACCATGGGCGAGTTGCTGTTTCTCTATGCGCTGGCCGACTGCGCCTTCGTCGGTGGCAGCCTGGTGCCTAACGGCGGGCATAATCTGTTGGAGCCGGCTGCGCTGGGCAAACCGGTGCTCAGCGGCCCGCACCTGTTCAACTTCCTGGAAATCGCCGCGATGCTGCGCACTGCCGGGGCCTTGCTGGAAGTCAGTGACTCGGCGGCCCTGGCCCGTGCGGTGGGTGAACTGTTCGAACAGCCGCAAACCGCCCGGCGCATGGCCGGGGCGGGGCAGCAGGTGATGCAGGCCAACCAGGGCGCCTTGCAGCGCCTGCTGGGCATGATTGCGCGGTTGATGGGGTAG
- a CDS encoding TolC family outer membrane protein, with protein MLRKLSLAIAVSCACSAPSQAGDAPLTALNGLLDVYQQAVDNNADLAAARADYQARSEGVPQARAGLLPNLSAGAQNSSTRTQIDQPHATATRSGTLYQATLSQPLFRADRWFQLQAAKAVNEQAALELSANEQNLILQSAQGYFGVLRAQDNLATAKAEEAALRRQLDQANERFDVGLSDKTDVLQAQARYDGSRASRLIAQRQVEDAFQALVTLTNRQYNAIEGINHNLPVLPPTPNDAKAWVDTAAQQNLDLLASNHAVDAARETLSQRKAGHAPTVDAVARWQRGDNDLLGFSNPNYTGMDYRGDVDQRSIGVELNIPLYSGGLTSSQVREAYARLNQSEQRRESLRRQVVENTRNLHRAVNTDVEQVQARKQAIISNQSALEATEIGYQVGTRNIVDVLDAQRQLYASVRDYNNTRYDYIIDNLRLKQAAGTLSPSDLQALSGYLKADYNPDRDFLPPDLAQEARKNFERPAKR; from the coding sequence ATGCTGCGCAAACTGTCGTTGGCCATTGCCGTGTCCTGCGCCTGCAGCGCCCCCAGCCAGGCTGGCGACGCGCCGCTCACGGCGCTCAACGGGCTGCTCGACGTTTACCAGCAGGCAGTCGACAACAACGCAGACCTGGCCGCCGCACGCGCCGACTACCAGGCGCGCAGCGAAGGCGTTCCGCAAGCCCGCGCCGGGCTGCTGCCGAATCTCTCCGCCGGCGCCCAGAACAGCAGCACCCGTACGCAGATCGACCAGCCCCACGCCACCGCCACACGCAGCGGCACCCTGTACCAGGCAACCCTGAGCCAGCCGCTGTTCCGCGCCGACCGCTGGTTCCAGCTGCAAGCGGCCAAAGCGGTCAACGAGCAAGCCGCACTGGAGCTGTCGGCCAACGAACAGAACCTCATCCTGCAATCGGCACAGGGCTACTTCGGCGTCCTTCGCGCCCAGGACAACCTGGCCACCGCCAAGGCTGAAGAAGCCGCGCTGCGCCGCCAACTGGACCAGGCCAACGAACGCTTCGACGTCGGTCTCTCGGACAAGACCGACGTGCTGCAGGCGCAGGCGCGCTACGACGGCTCGCGGGCCTCCCGGCTCATCGCCCAGCGCCAGGTCGAAGATGCTTTTCAGGCCCTGGTGACCCTGACCAACCGCCAATACAACGCCATCGAGGGCATCAACCACAACCTGCCGGTGCTGCCGCCGACACCGAACGATGCCAAGGCCTGGGTCGACACCGCGGCACAACAGAACCTCGACCTGCTGGCCAGCAACCATGCCGTGGACGCGGCGCGCGAGACCCTCAGCCAGCGCAAGGCCGGGCATGCGCCCACGGTGGATGCGGTAGCCAGGTGGCAGCGCGGCGATAACGATCTGCTGGGGTTTTCCAACCCCAACTACACCGGCATGGACTATCGGGGTGACGTTGACCAGCGCAGCATCGGCGTAGAGTTGAACATTCCGCTGTACAGCGGCGGGCTGACCAGCTCCCAGGTGCGCGAGGCCTATGCGCGGCTGAATCAGAGCGAGCAGCGTCGCGAAAGCCTGCGCCGCCAGGTGGTGGAAAACACCCGCAATCTGCACCGCGCGGTAAACACCGACGTCGAGCAGGTGCAGGCTCGCAAGCAGGCGATCATCTCCAACCAGAGCGCCCTGGAAGCCACCGAGATCGGCTACCAGGTCGGCACCCGCAACATCGTCGACGTACTCGACGCGCAGCGCCAGCTCTACGCTTCGGTGCGCGACTACAACAACACCCGCTACGACTACATCATCGACAACCTGCGCCTCAAGCAGGCTGCCGGCACCCTCAGCCCCAGCGACCTGCAGGCGCTGTCAGGCTACCTCAAGGCCGACTACAACCCGGACCGGGACTTCCTGCCGCCGGACCTGGCCCAGGAAGCGCGCAAGAACTTCGAGCGCCCGGCCAAGCGCTGA
- the thiC gene encoding phosphomethylpyrimidine synthase ThiC — protein sequence MTTRAKNAPHLSESAQVDSGSVQPFARSQKIYVQGSRPDIRVPMREISLDVTPTDFGGEINAPVTVYDTSGPYTDPNVIIDVRKGLADVRSPWIESRGDTERLGGLTSNFGQQRLNDAELAALRFAHVKNPRRAKAGANVTQMHYARQGIITAEMQYVAIRENMKLQEARATGLLDQQHAGHSFGASIPKEITPEFVRQEIARGRAIIPANINHTELEPMIIGRNFLVKINGNIGNSALGSSIEEEVAKLTWGIRWGSDTVMDLSTGKHIHETREWIIRNSPVPIGTVPIYQALEKVGGIAEDLTWELFRDTLIEQAEQGVDYFTIHAGVLLRYVPLTAKRVTGIVSRGGSIMAKWCLAHHKENFLYTHFEDICEIMKAYDVSFSLGDGLRPGSIADANDAAQFGELETLGELTKIAWKHDVQTMIEGPGHVPMQLIKENMDKQLECCEEAPFYTLGPLTTDIAPGYDHITSGIGAAMIGWFGCAMLCYVTPKEHLGLPNKDDVKTGIITYKIAAHAADLAKGHPGAQIRDNALSKARFEFRWEDQFNLGLDPDTARAYHDETLPKESAKVAHFCSMCGPKFCSMKITQEVREYAANQRIEAVDVAVEDGMREQAERFRQEGSQLYQKV from the coding sequence ATGACTACAAGAGCAAAAAACGCCCCCCATCTGAGTGAATCGGCCCAGGTCGACTCGGGTTCGGTTCAACCCTTCGCTCGTTCGCAGAAAATCTACGTTCAGGGCTCGCGCCCGGACATTCGCGTGCCGATGCGCGAGATCAGCCTGGACGTGACACCCACCGACTTCGGCGGCGAGATCAACGCGCCGGTCACCGTCTATGACACCTCCGGCCCTTACACCGACCCGAACGTGATCATCGACGTGCGCAAGGGCCTGGCCGACGTGCGTTCGCCCTGGATCGAGTCGCGCGGCGACACCGAGCGCCTGGGTGGCCTGACCTCGAACTTCGGCCAGCAGCGTCTCAACGACGCCGAACTGGCCGCGCTGCGCTTCGCCCATGTGAAGAATCCACGGCGTGCCAAGGCCGGCGCCAATGTCACGCAGATGCACTATGCCCGCCAGGGCATCATCACCGCCGAGATGCAGTACGTGGCCATCCGCGAGAACATGAAACTGCAAGAGGCGCGTGCCACTGGTCTGCTCGACCAGCAGCACGCCGGGCACAGCTTCGGCGCCAGCATTCCCAAGGAAATCACCCCCGAGTTCGTGCGCCAGGAAATCGCTCGTGGTCGGGCGATCATTCCAGCCAACATCAACCACACCGAGCTGGAGCCGATGATCATCGGCCGCAACTTCCTGGTGAAGATCAACGGCAATATCGGCAACAGCGCCCTGGGCTCCTCCATCGAGGAAGAAGTCGCCAAGCTGACCTGGGGCATCCGCTGGGGCTCGGACACGGTCATGGACCTGTCCACCGGCAAGCACATCCATGAAACCCGCGAGTGGATCATCCGCAACTCGCCGGTACCGATCGGCACCGTACCGATCTACCAGGCGCTGGAGAAGGTCGGCGGCATCGCCGAGGACCTGACCTGGGAGCTGTTCCGCGACACCCTGATCGAACAGGCCGAGCAGGGCGTGGACTACTTCACCATCCACGCCGGCGTGCTGCTGCGCTATGTGCCGCTGACCGCCAAGCGGGTCACCGGCATCGTCAGCCGCGGTGGCTCGATCATGGCCAAGTGGTGCCTGGCGCACCACAAGGAAAACTTCCTCTACACCCATTTCGAAGACATCTGCGAAATCATGAAGGCCTACGACGTCAGCTTCTCGCTGGGCGATGGCCTGCGCCCCGGCTCGATTGCCGACGCCAACGACGCCGCGCAGTTCGGTGAGCTGGAAACCCTCGGCGAGTTGACCAAGATCGCCTGGAAGCACGACGTGCAGACCATGATCGAAGGCCCCGGCCACGTGCCCATGCAACTGATCAAGGAAAACATGGACAAGCAGCTGGAGTGCTGTGAAGAGGCGCCGTTCTACACCCTCGGCCCGCTGACCACCGACATCGCGCCCGGCTACGACCACATCACCTCCGGTATCGGTGCGGCGATGATCGGCTGGTTCGGCTGCGCCATGCTCTGCTACGTCACGCCCAAGGAACACCTGGGCCTGCCGAACAAGGATGACGTGAAGACCGGCATCATCACCTACAAGATCGCTGCCCACGCCGCCGACCTTGCCAAGGGCCACCCCGGTGCGCAGATCCGCGACAACGCGCTGAGCAAGGCACGCTTCGAGTTCCGCTGGGAAGACCAGTTCAACCTGGGCCTGGACCCGGACACCGCCCGGGCCTACCACGACGAAACCCTGCCCAAGGAGTCGGCCAAGGTGGCGCATTTCTGCTCCATGTGCGGGCCGAAGTTCTGTTCGATGAAGATCACCCAGGAAGTGCGTGAATACGCCGCCAACCAGCGCATCGAGGCGGTGGACGTGGCGGTCGAGGACGGCATGCGTGAACAGGCCGAGCGCTTCAGGCAGGAAGGCAGCCAGCTGTATCAGAAGGTCTGA
- the cytX gene encoding putative hydroxymethylpyrimidine transporter CytX — protein sequence MSTPGSFSPDQPVPAAQRVFGGRDLFSLWFSLGIGLMVLQAGALLAPGLGMAGALLAVLLGSSIGVLLLAAAGVIGSDTGLSAMASLRLSLGRHGALLPAALNLLQLVGWGAFEIVVMRDAASLLAERAWGAGAAWTSPLLWALLFGALATLLAVSGPLTFVRKVLRQWGIWLLLGACLWLTWNLLAKADLAALWVKAGDGSMPFATGLDLAIAMPLSWLPLIADYSRFGRQAKPVFVGTALGYFIGNCWLMSLGVAYTLAFVEAEQANALLLALAGAGMGIPLLLILLDESEKAFADIHSAAVSSALLSGLRVEHLALGIGVLCTLIACFAPLAQYEGFLLLIGSLFAPLFGVVLTDHFILRRRRVPANVPALRWTSLLAWLGGVSTYHLLANLYPAVGATLPALLLAGVLQALLGVGFSCGQGTAPDGSRR from the coding sequence GTGAGCACACCTGGCAGTTTTTCTCCGGACCAGCCGGTACCCGCAGCACAGCGGGTGTTTGGCGGTCGCGACTTGTTTTCCCTGTGGTTCTCCCTGGGCATCGGTTTGATGGTGCTGCAGGCCGGTGCCTTGCTGGCGCCGGGGCTGGGCATGGCCGGCGCTTTGCTGGCGGTGCTGTTGGGCTCGTCGATCGGCGTGCTGCTGCTCGCCGCGGCCGGGGTCATTGGCAGCGACACCGGGCTGTCGGCCATGGCCTCGCTGCGGCTCAGCCTGGGGCGGCACGGGGCGCTGCTGCCGGCGGCGCTCAACCTGTTGCAACTGGTGGGTTGGGGCGCCTTCGAAATCGTGGTGATGCGCGACGCCGCCAGCCTGTTGGCCGAACGTGCCTGGGGGGCAGGTGCTGCGTGGACCAGTCCGTTGCTCTGGGCCTTGCTGTTCGGCGCCCTGGCCACGTTGCTGGCGGTCAGCGGGCCGTTGACCTTCGTGCGCAAGGTGCTGCGCCAATGGGGCATCTGGCTGCTGCTGGGCGCCTGCCTGTGGCTGACCTGGAACCTGCTGGCCAAGGCCGACCTGGCGGCGCTGTGGGTCAAGGCCGGGGACGGCTCGATGCCGTTCGCCACCGGCCTGGACCTGGCCATCGCCATGCCGTTGTCGTGGTTGCCGCTGATCGCCGACTACTCACGCTTCGGCCGCCAGGCCAAGCCGGTGTTCGTAGGCACGGCCTTGGGGTATTTCATCGGCAATTGCTGGCTGATGAGCCTGGGCGTGGCCTACACCCTGGCCTTTGTCGAAGCCGAGCAGGCCAATGCCTTGCTGCTGGCGCTGGCCGGAGCCGGCATGGGCATCCCGCTGTTGCTGATTCTGCTCGATGAGTCGGAAAAGGCCTTCGCCGATATTCACTCGGCGGCGGTGTCCAGCGCCTTGCTGTCAGGCTTGCGGGTCGAGCACCTGGCTCTGGGGATCGGGGTGCTCTGCACGCTGATCGCCTGTTTCGCGCCGTTGGCGCAGTACGAAGGCTTCCTGCTGCTGATCGGCTCGTTGTTCGCGCCGCTGTTCGGTGTGGTGCTGACCGACCACTTCATTCTGCGTCGGCGCCGGGTACCGGCCAACGTGCCGGCGCTGCGCTGGACCAGCCTGCTGGCCTGGCTGGGTGGGGTGAGCACCTACCACCTGCTGGCCAACCTGTACCCGGCGGTTGGCGCGACACTGCCGGCGCTGTTGCTCGCCGGCGTGCTGCAGGCGCTGCTGGGCGTGGGCTTCAGCTGCGGCCAGGGAACAGCTCCGGACGGATCACGCCGTTGA
- a CDS encoding RsiV family protein gives MSLPKIAALVCLVVTLGACQSLFKPNMRAPLQVEREAWEQIKPGCSSSDCPLVNIDTVHFPDEPRLDAIVQKNLLQLAPALPGQPAPTSLKAYEQQFLSQAQGRNNSYLQAKVREQHDGIVVIELSSYLDTGGAHGDPGRALINYSRQQQKVLTLADMVVPGKENEFWQKAQLAHQAWLVSTKVNEDPEFLKNWPFKRTPNVALTYGAVILKYPVTTIAPYAMGHIELKIPYPQLNGVIRPELFPGRS, from the coding sequence ATGTCGTTACCGAAGATCGCCGCACTGGTTTGCCTGGTCGTAACCCTGGGCGCCTGCCAGAGCCTGTTCAAACCCAACATGCGTGCCCCTCTGCAGGTCGAGCGTGAAGCCTGGGAGCAGATCAAGCCTGGCTGCAGCAGTAGTGACTGCCCACTGGTGAACATCGATACCGTGCATTTCCCTGATGAGCCGCGCCTGGACGCCATCGTGCAGAAGAACCTGCTGCAGCTGGCGCCTGCCCTGCCCGGCCAGCCGGCGCCGACCTCGCTGAAAGCCTACGAGCAACAATTCCTCAGCCAGGCACAAGGGCGCAACAACAGCTACCTGCAGGCCAAGGTACGCGAACAGCATGACGGTATCGTGGTCATCGAGCTGTCCAGCTACCTGGACACCGGCGGCGCCCATGGCGACCCCGGACGGGCGTTGATCAACTATTCGCGTCAGCAGCAGAAAGTCCTGACCCTGGCCGACATGGTCGTGCCCGGCAAGGAAAACGAGTTCTGGCAGAAGGCACAGTTGGCCCACCAGGCCTGGCTGGTGTCGACCAAGGTCAATGAAGACCCCGAGTTCCTCAAGAACTGGCCGTTCAAGCGCACCCCGAATGTGGCGCTGACCTACGGCGCGGTGATCCTCAAGTATCCAGTGACGACCATCGCGCCGTACGCGATGGGCCACATCGAACTGAAGATCCCCTACCCGCAGCTCAACGGCGTGATCCGTCCGGAGCTGTTCCCTGGCCGCAGCTGA
- a CDS encoding NUDIX domain-containing protein, which produces MTQTPRSTPTAFEITRRETCFKGFYRLDKLFLRHEQFDGSMGRELSRELFVRHDAVCVLPYDAKRDEVVLIEQFRVGAAEKTANPWLIEMVAGLIDKDEQPEEVAHREAEEEAGLKFSALWPITRYFPSPGGSDEYVHLFLGQCDSQDAGGIHGLESEGEDIRVTVWSFDDALQAVADGRIMNAAAIIAIQWLALNRSEIRGLWS; this is translated from the coding sequence ATGACCCAGACGCCCCGTTCGACCCCGACCGCCTTCGAGATCACCCGACGCGAGACCTGCTTCAAAGGTTTCTACCGTCTGGACAAGCTGTTTCTGCGTCATGAACAGTTCGACGGCAGCATGGGGCGTGAGCTGAGCCGCGAGCTGTTCGTGCGTCACGATGCCGTGTGCGTGCTGCCCTACGATGCCAAGCGCGACGAAGTGGTGCTGATCGAGCAGTTCCGCGTCGGTGCGGCAGAGAAAACCGCCAACCCGTGGCTGATCGAAATGGTCGCCGGTCTGATCGACAAGGATGAGCAACCGGAAGAAGTTGCTCATCGCGAGGCAGAAGAGGAAGCTGGGCTGAAGTTCAGTGCGCTGTGGCCGATTACCCGGTACTTTCCTTCGCCGGGGGGCAGCGATGAATACGTGCATCTGTTCCTGGGGCAGTGCGACAGCCAGGATGCCGGTGGCATCCACGGGCTGGAATCCGAGGGGGAGGACATTCGTGTCACGGTCTGGTCGTTCGACGACGCCCTGCAAGCCGTGGCCGATGGCCGGATCATGAACGCGGCGGCGATCATTGCCATCCAGTGGCTGGCCTTGAACCGCAGCGAAATCAGGGGGCTATGGTCGTGA
- a CDS encoding DUF1249 domain-containing protein, whose protein sequence is MVVNLLRERYRVDLAGLQAACEANYARLMRLLPDMRTQKSSRRVAVTQGDQMLGVLTLEVLLDCPYTTTLQVRQEHSLPWLPVPRLEVQVYHDARMAEVIGAEHARRFQGIYPYPNADMHQPDEKAQLNLFLGEWLSHCLACGHEYEVVR, encoded by the coding sequence ATGGTCGTGAATCTGTTGCGCGAGCGCTATCGTGTGGATCTTGCCGGGCTGCAGGCAGCATGCGAGGCCAACTATGCCCGCCTGATGCGCCTGCTGCCGGACATGCGCACGCAGAAAAGCTCGCGCCGCGTGGCGGTGACCCAGGGCGACCAGATGCTGGGCGTGCTGACCCTCGAAGTGCTGCTCGACTGTCCCTACACCACCACCTTGCAGGTGCGCCAGGAACACAGCCTGCCCTGGCTGCCGGTGCCGCGCCTGGAGGTACAGGTGTACCACGATGCGCGCATGGCCGAGGTGATCGGCGCCGAACATGCGCGGCGCTTCCAGGGTATCTACCCGTACCCCAATGCAGACATGCACCAGCCTGACGAAAAGGCCCAGCTCAACCTGTTCCTCGGCGAGTGGCTGAGCCACTGCCTGGCGTGCGGGCATGAGTATGAAGTTGTGCGCTGA